CGGGGCTCACCGCCCCAGGGCTTCGCGGTCCAGCTCACCTCCTGGTCCCCGGCCACGACCACGCCCGCGGCGGCGTAGCGCTCCACCCGCGCGTGCCCGATCCCCACCGACCCGGCCGCGAGCGCCAGGCATCCGAGCAGCGTCGAGGTCACCACGACGGCGGCGAAGACCGCCGCCCACGCCTTCCGGTGCGCCCGCAGCGAGCGCGCGGCCAGCAGCCGCTCGGCGCCGTTCACCGCCGCCCCGCCGGCGACACGGGCGATCCCGCGTGGGCATGCGCCGGACGGCGGTCCGGCGCGCCCAGCGCCGCCCGCACGGAGGCCGCGTCCGGCCGGTCGAGGGTGCCGGCCAGGCGCCCGGCGTCGAGGAAGACCGCACGGTCGGCCCACTGCGCGGCGACCGGGTCGTGCGTGACGAGGACGACCGTCCGGCCGTGGTCGTCCACGACACGGCGCAACAGCGCCAGGACACCGTCGGCGGTCGCCGGGTCGAGGGCCGCGGTCGGCTCGTCGGCGAAGATCACCTCGGGTTCGGTCACCAGGGCACGGGCGATCGCGACCCGCTGCCGCTGTCCGCCGGACAGCCGGGCGGGCACGTCCTCGGCGCGGTCCGCGAGCCCGACGGCCGCCAGGCCGGCGAGCGCCCGTCCGTCGTCGGGGGTGTCGGCCAGCAGCAGCGGCAACGCCACGTTCTCCCGCACGCTCAGCGACGGGACGAGGTTGAGCGACTGGAACACGAAGCCGACACGGTCGCGGCGGAGCCGGGTCAGTTCGGCCGGCTTCAGCCGCGCGAGGTCGGCGCCCCCGATGCGTACCGTGCCCGAGGTCGGACGGTCGAGCCCGGCCGCGCACCGCAGCAGGGTCGACTTCCCGGAGCCGGAGCTTCCCATGACGGCGACGAACCCGCCCCGCGGCACGGTCAGACTCACCGCGTCGAGCGCGACGGCCGCCGCGCCGCCGTCGCGGGCCGTCCCGTACGAGCGGGTCACCGCGTCGAGCACGAGGGCGGGACCGGAGTCGTACGCTCCGGCCGCCTCCCCACGGTCACGTCGTCGCCTGAAGCCGAACATCCCCAGCCTTTCCGCAGTCGGTCTCTCTCCGGAAACGCTAGAAAAGCGCAGGTCAGACAGGTACCCGGCAGGCCCCCGGATGCATGGTGGGGCCAGCTACACCCCCGAACGCCCGCGCCCCGCCGGTCGGGTGACCGGCGGGGCGCGTCTCGGCAGAGGGCGGGAGGCTCAGCGGCGACGCCGCCGGCCGTCCTCCTCGTCGTCGTGCGGGCCGAGGAGCTCGTCCGCGAGGCTCGGCAGGTCGTCGAGCGGGGTCTCCTCCGCCCAGTCCGAGCGGCGGCGCGGCCGGCCCTGCTCGTCGACCTGCGGCAGCTCGGCGGTCCGGTCGTTGGCACCGTCCGGCCCGGGCCGCTCGTCGCGGAAGAAGTCCTGCGGCACGCGGTCCGCGGGGGCGGCGTCGCTCACGGACGGGAGCACGGCCGTCTCGTCGGCGGCGCGCGGGTCGCGGGCCTCGCGCGGGTCGCGCACCGGCGGGAGGACCGCCGTCTCGTCCACGGCGCGGTCCTCGCCCACCTGCGGCAGCACCGTCGTCTCGTCCTGCGGCCGCACGACCGGCGTCGGCACGGTCTGGGTCACGTCGTCCGGCTTCACCACCGGCGTCGGGACGGTCACCTCGTTCGCCGACACGGTCGCGGCGGCCTCCGCCTCGGCGGCTGCCTTCCGGGCCGCCTCCGCGGCCGCGGCAGCGGCAGCGGCGGCCTGCGCCTCGGCAGCGGCCTTCGCCTTCGCGGCGGCCTCCGCCTCCGCCCGGGCCTTGGCCGCGGCCTCCGCCTCGGCGGCGCGCCGGGCCTCCTCCGCCCGCAGCAGCGCCTCCTCGGCCTTCCGCTGCTTCTCCAGGCGGCGCGCCTCGGCCTCGGCCCGCAGCCGGGCCTCCTCCTCGGCCTGCTTGCGCAGCCGCTCCTGCTCCGCCTGGTGGGCCTTCTCCTCGGCCTCGCGCCGGCGGCGCTCCTCCTCGGCGGCCTGCCGCGCCTCCTCGGCCCTCTGCCGGGCCTCCTCCGCCTGGCGCTCGGCCTCGCGGCGGCGGGCCTCTTCCTCCTCGGCCTTGCGGCGGGCCTCCTCCTCGGCGCGGAGCTTGGCGAGCTGCTCCTGGCGCTCGCGCTCCAGCCGCTCCTCCTCCGCCTTGCGCGCGGCCTCCTCCTCGGCCCGGCGACGAGCGTCCTCCTCGGCCTTGCGGCGCGCTTCCTCCTGGGCCTTCACCTCGGCCTCGGACAGCGGCAGCATCTGGTCGAGCCGGTGGCGCACCACGGTGGTGACCGACTCCGGCTCCTGGCCGGCGTCGACGACGAGGTAGCGCGCGGGGTCGGCGGCGGCGAGGGCGAGGAATCCGGCCCGGACCCGGGAGTGGAACTCGGGCGGCTCGGACTCCAGCCGGTCCGGCGCCTCGGTGAACCGTTCCCGCGCGGTCTCCGGGGAGACGTCGAGCAGCACGGTCAGGTGCGGGACGAGACCACCGGTGGCCCAGCGGTTGATCCGGGCGACCTCGGTCGGCGACAGGTCCCGGCCGGCGCCCTGGTAGGCGACGGACGAGTCGATGTACCGGTCGGAGATGACGATCGCGCCGCGCTCGAGGGCGGGCTTGACCAGCGAGTCGACGTGCTCGGCGCGGTCGGCGGCGTACAGCAGGGCCTCGGCGCGGTGCGACAGGCCGGCACTGGACACGTCGAGCAGGATCGAGCGCAGCCGCTTGCCGATCGGCGTCGCGCCGGGCTCGCGGGTGACGACGACCTCGTGGCCCTTGGCGCGGATCCACTCGGCGAGGGCCTCGGCCTGCGTGGACTTGCCCGCGCCGTCGCCGCCCTCCAGGGCGATGAAGAAGCCGGTCGGGGCCGGGGCCTGGACCGGGTCGGCGCCGCGCAGCGCGTCGCGCAGGTCGCGGCGGAGCGGGACACCGGCGCGGTCGTCGGTCTTGGCGAGGACGATCACGGCGACGGGCAGCAGCAGCGCGCCGACCAGCATGAGCGTGAAGGCGGCGCCGCCGTGCGCGAAGACGAAGTCGCCGGAGCCGAGCCGCTGCCGGCTGATCGCGGCCGCCACGAGCGGCCCGGCGATCGCGCCGAGCGCGATCGCGACCCGGACGACGGCCTGCAGGTGCTCGGTGAACCGGGCCCGCCGGAACTCCTCGCTCTCCTGGTCGATCAGGATGTGCCCGGTGTTCGCGGCGACACCGGCCGCGTACCCGGCGACCGCGGCGATGCCGATGACGGTCGCGGTGTCCGGGACCAGGCCCACGGCCAGCAGCGCGACGCCGGTCAGCGCGATCGCGAGGGCGAGCAGCCGTCGGCGCGAGAGGAGGGTGAGGACGGCCGGGGCGGTGCGGATGCCGACGGCGACCGAGCCGGTCAGCGCGAGGATCAGCAGCGCGAAGGTGGCGGGCCCGCCGCCGAGGTCGACGGCGTGCAGCGCGGCGACGGCCGCGGCGGAGGCGATCGCTCCGGCGACGCTCGCGCAGGCGAGCACGAGCAGCGGGACGGCGCCGGTGCGGCCCTTGTCGGGGCCCTCGCCGGTGGTGGGCCGGCGCAGGCCCTCCAGCGGCGAGCGCGGGCGCGGCGTCTGCCGGTCGGGCAGCTCGATCAGGGCGAGGACGGAGAGCGAGGCGGAGAACAGACCGGCGGCGACGTACGCGCCGAGCGCGGCCTGGTGCTGGTCGAACCACGCGATGCCGGTTCCGAGCAGGTTGCCGATCAGCGTGGCGACGAGCAGCACGGCCGCGGCGGCCGGGACGGCGAGGAAGTCGGTACGCAGCGACAGCCGGCGCAGCGCGTCGAGGTGGTCGGGCAGCGGCCGGACGGCCGCGCCCTCCAGCGGCGGCGCGGGCAGCAGCGCCGGCGCGACGCTCTCCTTGGCGACGGTCCACAGCCGCTCGGCGACGCCGGTGACGAAGACGGTCCCGAGCAGGAACCAGACGGCGCGGTCGGGGACCCAGTCGATCCACAGCGGCGCGACGACGAGCAGCGCGAGCCGGATGCCGTCCGCGGCGATCATGGTCCACCGGCGGTCGAGCGGGCCGCCGGGCCGGGTCAGCGCGGTGAGCGGACCGAGGAGTACGGCTCCGAACAGCACGGTCGCGAGCACCCGTGCCCCGAGCACGGCGGCGACGGCGAAGGCGGCCCCGCGGTATCCGCCGCCGAAGGCGTCCTGGGCGACCGTGGCCTGAAGGACCAGCAGCACCAGAACCAGCAGGGCGAGGGCGTCCCCCGTCCCGCCGACGAGCTGGGCACTCCACAGCCGCCGCAGCGGCTGATTGCGCAGGAGGGCCCGTACGGCACGTTCCCGGGAGTCCGCGACGAGTGCGGCGTCGAAGTCTGGCTGCTCGGCTCGCGTCATCCGCCCAGCCTATCCGGAGCCCCCTGCTCCCCGGACGCCCCACCCGAACATTTGCCTGCCCCGCGCGAAGGGGGCGGGGGCATCGCCCCCGCCCCCTCCCTCACGCCTGGTGGCGGACTACTCGTCCGTCGACGCCTTCGTCGAAGCCGCCGCCTTCTTCGCGGTCGTCTTCTTCGCCGTGGTCGTCTTCTTGGCGGCCGTCGTCGTCTTCTTCGCCGCGGTCTTCTTGGCGGCCGTCGTCTTCTTGGCCGCCGTCTTCTTCGCGGCGGTCTTCTTCGCCGGGGCCTTCTTGGCCGTCTTCTTGGCCGGTCCCTTCGCGCGCTTCTCCGCGAGCAGCTCGTAGCCGCGCTCCGGCGTGATGTCCTCGACGCTGTCGCCGGTCCGGAGCGTCGCGTTCGTCTCGCCGTCCGTCACGTACGGGCCGAAGCGGCCGTCCTTCACGACGACGGGGCGCTCGCTCACCGGGTCCGTGCCCAGCTCCTTCAGCGGCGGCTTGGCCGCCGCCCGGCCACGCTGCTTCGGCTGGGCGTAGATCGCCAGCGCCTCTTCCAGCGTGATCGTGAAGAGCTGGTCCTCGCTGGTCAGCGACCGCGAGTCGGTGCCCTTCTTCAGGTAGGGGCCGTACCGCCCGTTCTGCGCGGTGATCTCGACGCCCTCCGCGTCCGTGCCCACCACGCGCGGCAGCGACATCAGACGCAGCGCGTCCTCCAGCGTCACCGTGTCCAGTGCCATGGACTTGAACAGCGAGGCGGTCCGCGGCTTCACCGCGTTCTTGCCGGTCTTCGGGGTGCCCTCGGGCAGGATCTCCGTGACGTACGGCCCGTACCGGCCGTCCTTCGCGACGATCTGGTTGCCGCTCACCGGGTCCGTGCCCAGCTCGAAGTCGCCGCTCGGCTTCGCCAGCAGTTCCTCCGCGTACTCGACCGTCAGCTCGTCGGGCGCGAGGTCGTCGGGCACGTCGGCGCGCTGGTGCCCCTCGGTCTCCTTCTCGCCGCGCTCGATGTACGGCCCGTACCGGCCGACCCGCAGCACGATGCCGCTGCCGACGGGGAACGAGGAGATCTCCCGGGCGTCGATCGCGCCGAGGTCGGTCACGAGCTCCTTCAGGCCACCGAGGTGGTCCCCGTCGCCGTTCCCGGCCTCCGAGGCCGCACCGGCGGCGTCGCCCTCGCCGAAGTAGAAACGCTTCAGCCACGGCACGGACTGCGCCTCGCCGCGTGCGATGCGGTCGAGGTCGTCCTCCATCTTGGCGGTGAAGTCGTAGTCGACGAGCCGGCCGAAGTGCTTCTCCAGCAGGTTGACCACGGCGAAGCTCAGGAAGGACGGCACGAGCGCCGTGCCCTTCTTGAAGACGTAGCCGCGGTCGAGGATCGTGCCGATGATCGACGCGTACGTCGACGGGCGGCCGATCTCCCGCTCCTCCAGCTCCTTGACCAGCGTGGCCTCGGTGTAGCGGGCCGGCGGCTTGGTCGAGTGACCGTCGGTGGTGATCTCCTCGGCGCGCAGCGCGTCGCCCTCGGCGACCTGCGGCAGGCGGCGCTCGCGGTCGTCGAGCTCGGCGTTCGGGTCGTCCGCGCCCTCGACGTAGGCCTTCATGAAGCCGTGGAAGGTGATCGTCTTGCCGGACGCGGAGAACTCGACGTCCCGGCCGTCGGCGGACCGGCCGCCGATCTTCACGGTGACGGAGTTTCCGGTCGCGTCCTTCATCTGCGAGGCGACGGTGCGCTTCCAGATCAGCTCGTAGAGCCGGAACTGGTCGCCGGTCAGGCCGGTCTCGGCCGGCGTGCGGAAACGATCACCCGAGGGGCGGATCGCCTCGTGCGCCTCCTGGGCGTTCTTGACCTTCCCGGCGTACGTGCGCGGCTTGTCCGGCAGGTAGTCCGCGCCGTAGAGCTGCGTGACCTGAGCCCGGGCCGCGGCGACCGCGGTGTCGGACAGGGTCGTGGAGTCGGTACGCATATAGGTGATGAAGCCGTTCTCGTACAGCTTCTGGGCCACCTGCATGGTCGCCTTCGCTCCGAAGCCGAGCTTGCGCGAGGCCTCCTGCTGGAGCGTGGTCGTACGGAACGGGGCGTACGGCGAGCGGCGGTACGGCTTCGACTCGACCGAGCGCACCGCGAACGCGGTCTCGGCGAGCGCCGCCGCGAGGGCGCGGGCGTTCGCCTCGTCCAGGTGCAGCACCTGACCGGCCGAGGCGGTCTTGAGCTGACCGTCCGCGCCGAAGTCGCGGCCCTGCGCGACGCGCCGGCCGTCGACCGTGTTCAGGCGCGCGACCAGCGACGACGGGTCGGACGGGTCACCGGCGCGGCCGGTGGAGAAGGTGCCGGTGAGGTCCCAGTACTCGGCGGAGCGGAACGCGATGCGCTCGCGCTCGCGCTCGACGACGAGCCGGGTGGCGACGGACTGCACGCGGCCGGCGGACAGCCGCGGCATGACCTTCTTCCACAGGACCGGCGAGACCTCGTAGCCGTAGAGGCGGTCGAGGATGCGGCGGGTCTCCTGGGCGTCCACCATCCGCTTGTTCAGCTCGCGCGGGTTGCGCACGGCGTCCTGGATCGCGTCCTTGGTGATCTCGTGGAAGACCATCCGGTGGACGGGGACCTTGGGCTTCAGGACCTCCAGGAGGTGCCACGCGATGGCCTCGCCCTCGCGGTCCTCATCGGTGGCCAGGAAGAGTTCGTCGGACTCGGCCAGCTGCTCCTTGAGCTTCCTGACCTGCGCCTTCTTGTCGGCGTTGACGACATAGATGGGCTGGAAGTCGTGCTCGACGTCGACGCCGAGCCGACGCACCTCGCCGGTGTACTTCTCCGGCACCTCCGCGGCGCCGTTCGGGAGGTCGCGGATGTGCCCGACGCTCGCCTCGACGACGTAGCCGGGGCCGAGGTAGCCCTTGATCGTCTTCGCCTTGGCAGGCGACTCGACGATGACGAGTCGGCGGCCGCCCTGTGCGGTCTCGCTGGTCGGGGACAACTTCGCTCTTCTCTCCGGTCGACGCTCTGTGAACGTGCGGCGCAGGGTGCGTGGCGCATGTGTGGCCACGGCGTGGCACCTGCTGTCGCTGCGGAGTGTGACGGTACAACCCGCCCCCGTGTCAAACGGCAAAAGCCCGCAACGGCCACTCGAACGGTAACCCGACTCAGGGCATTCCTGCCGCCCGGACCCTGCGTGACATCGAGCGGATCTTGTCCGGACCCCCGGTCGGGGGTGTGCGCCCCGTTCCGTCAGACGCGGCCGAAGCACCACACGCCGAGGGCGAGGAAGATCACGCCGAAGGCGGTGGCGAGCGTCGCCGCCGCGACCGGGCTCACCCCGTGCGCGACCGGTGCCCGGTGCAGCAGCCGCGCCCCCGTCCAGACCATCAGCGCCGCCCCGAACAGCGCGAACGCCGTTCCGGCGAAGATCGCAGGCCCGCTCTCCATGCCCGTACCCCGTTCCCGTGTCCGGTCTCCCCCGAGAGGCCGAGGCTGGCACCTCCGGGCGTCGTGGGCGCGAATTCCGGGTGAACGACGCGGGCCGGTCCGGACGAGTTCACGAATATGGCCGGTACTGAGCGCAACCTTCCGACGTCAGGACGTCACGGCCCGCAGCCCACGAGTCCACGGACGGCCGCGCCGCCCGACAGCGCCGTACGGGTCGACACCGCCTCAGGACGCGCCCGCGCCGCCCGTCGGCTCCAGGAAGCCCTCCTCCACCAGCAGCCGGATCGCCTGCGGCGTGCGGTCCCGCAGCAGCACCGGGTCCTCGCCGGTCAGCTGCCCGATCGCGTCGAGGATCCGGCCCGCGCTGAGCGTGCCGTCGCACACGCCCGCGAACCCGGCCGCCACGTGGTCGACCCGGGTGGCCCGCCGCATCCCGCGGTTCTGCCGCAGCACCACGTGCTCCGGGTCCTCGGCGCCGGGCAGCCCGACCTGCTCCTGCACGATCTCGGGGGCGAGGCGGAACGAATCGGCCAGCAGCGCCGCGTCGTCCCGCGCCCGCAGGTAGTCCTGACGCTCGAAGTGCGCCCGTACGACGTCCCCGAGCGGCTGCTCCACCGCGTGCGGCCACTCCTCGATCACGATCGACGGCTCGACCGCGCCGGACTCGACCGCCGCCGACCTGCGCAGCGTGATCCAGCCGAAGCCGACCGCCTTGGTGCCGCGCGCCTCGAACTCGTCGAGCCAGCCCTCGTACCGACCGGCGTACGCCTCCGGGTCCTCGCGGTGGTCGCCGCTGTCGCGCAGCCACAGCTCGGCGTACTGGGTGATGTCCTGCACCTCGCGCTGCACGATCCAGGCGTCGCAGCCGCGCGGCACCCAGGACCGCAGCCGGTCCTGCCACTGCTCGCCGTCGACGTGCTGCCAGTTGGCGAGGAACTGCGCGAACCCGCCGTCGTTGAGCCGGGCCCCGGCCTGCTGGACGAGCGTGCGGCACAGGTCGTCGCCGCCCATCCCGCCGTCCCGGTAGGTCAGTCGGGCGCCGGGAGAGATGACGAAGGGAGGGTTGGACACGATCAGGTCGTACGTGTCCCCGTCGACCGGCTCGAACAGCGAGCCTTCGAGCAGCGTCGCCTCGTGCACGCCGGACAGCGCGAGGGTCAGCCGGGTGAAGCCCAGGGCGCGGGGGTTGAGGTCGGTGGCGGTCAGCCGCGTCGCGTGCTGGGCCGCGTGCAGCACCTGGATGCCGGAGCCGGTGCCGACGTCGAGCGCGGAGGCGACGGGGGTGCGGACGGTGATGCCGGCGAGCGTGGTGGAGGCGCCGCCGACGCCGAGGACGACGCCCTCGTCCTTCTTGCCGATGCCTCCCGCGCCCCCGACGGCGCAGCCCAGGTCGGAGACGATGAACCAGTCCTGGCCCTCGGGTCCGCCGTACGGCCGTACGTCGACGGCGGCGGCGACCTCGTCGGCGCCGTCCGGGCCGGGGGTCCGCACCAGCCAGCCGTCGGCCAGCGCGTCCTCGAGCGGAAGCGCGGCGGCGGCCCGCTCCGCCGGAACGGGCTTCTGCAGCAGGAAGAGCCGGACGAGGGTCTCCAGCGGGCTGTCGCCCCGGGTGGCGCGCAGCGCGGGCACGGTCTCGCTGCGGGCGAGCGCGGCGTAGGCGGGGGCTCCGAGCAGCTCGAGCAGCCCGTCGGCGGTGAAGTCGGCGGCGAGCAGCGCGTCGCGAAGGAGGCCCGCTCGCGCGGACGTCGGAAGGCCGGGGGTCTGGCTGGTCGTACTCACCACCCCATTGTGACCGGCGCCACCGACAATTCCGCCACCAGGGCGCGGGACGCGACGGGCCCGGGGACACGAGGTCCCCGGGCCCGCTGGCGTGAGAACGGGATTCTCCGGGTCCGTTACGACTTCGCCGAAGCGGAGGGGGACGCCGGCGCGCCGGGCTTGGCGCTCGCGGAGCCCGACGGCTTCGGCGCGGGCGCCGACGGCGTCACCTTCTGGCAGCCCGGCTGCTTGGCCATGGCCGTGCCCAGCTCGCCCGACTGGAGCTTCGCCAGGGCGTCCTGGTCCATCTTCTCGATCTTCTTCAGCCCGTCCGCGACGCCCTGCAGGCCGTCCGCGAACTTCTGCTGGTTGTTCGGGTCGAGCGCGTCGACCTGCTTCTTCAGGTTCTCGTACGCGACGGCGGTGGCGTTGAGCTCCTTCACGGCGTCCGACTGGAGCTTCTCGCCGTTGTCCACCGGCGGCGCGCCCGCGCCCTCGACGGCCTTGGCCAGCGCGCGGTCCGCGTCGGCGATGTCCTGGAAGGCCTTCGAGTCCGCGGCCTGGATGTCGGCGGGCTTGCCGTCCGCGGCCGTCGAGATGATGACCTGCTGGGCGTCGGCCCTCTTCTGGAGCTGGGGCTTGGCCTGGTCGCAGACCGTCTTGGCCCAGGCGTTGACCTTGTCGTCGTTGCCGTCGTCGCTGCAGCCCGACAGCGCCAGCATCAGTACCGCACCGCCGGACAGTGCGGCCGCAAGCTTCTTGTTCACCGGATCGGTCCCTTCCAAGGCTCTCGGCCCCGGAACATACACGCCGATCGGGCGACATCCACCTTTCGTGCGACCGATCCGTATGCCATTGCAGCCATTTGCACCAGACACGAGGGGGCGGACGACACGTCAGAACGCGCCGCCCGCCCACAGTTTGACCAGCTGTTACGAGACCACTGCGGGATCCGCGCTGCTCGACGTGCGCTCGGCGGTGTTGTCCTCGTCACCCATCGCCACGGTGCGTCGCTTGGAGACGTACACCGCGCCGATGATGACGACGATCGCGAGCACCGCGACCAGCGCCCGCATCCCGGGGCTGGCGTCGTCGCCGTAACTGAACTGCACCACGGCGGGTGCGATCAGCAGCGCGACCAGGTTCATCACCTTCAGCAGCGGGTTGATCGCCGGGCCCGCGGTGTCCTTGAACGGGTCGCCGACGGTGTCGCCGATCACCGTGGCGGCGTGGGCGTCGCTGCCCTTGCCGCCGTGGTGCCCGTCCTCGACCAGCTTCTTCGCGTTGTCCCAGGCGCCGCCCGAGTTCGCGAGGAAGACGGCCATCAGCGTGCCGGTGCCGATGGCGCCCGCGAGGTACGAGCCGAGGGCGCCGACACCGAGGCTGAAGCCGACCGCGATCGGCGCCATCACGGCGAGCAGGCCGGGTGTGGCGAGTTCGCGGAGCGCGTCCTTGGTGCAGATGTCGACGACGCGCCCGTACTCCGGCGTCTCGGTGTAGTCCATGATCCCGGGGTGCTCGCGGAACTGCCGGCGCACCTCGAAGACCACCGCGCCGGCGGACCGCGACACCGCGTTGATCGCCAGCCCGGAGAAGAGGAACACCACCGCGGCACCGAGGATCAGGCCGACCAGGTTGTTGGGTTGCGAGATGTCCATCGACAGGTTCATCCCGGAGGCCTTCGCACCGACGTCGGAGACCGCCGCGGCGATCGCGTCCCGGTACGAGCCGAAGAGCGCCGCCGCCGCCAGGACGGCCGTGGCGATGGCGATGCCCTTGGTGATGGCCTTGGTGGTGTTGCCGACGGCGTCGAGGTCGGTGAGGACCTGCGCGCCGGCGCCCTCGACGTCGCCGGACATCTCGGCGATGCCCTGGGCGTTGTCGGAGACCGGGCCGAAGGTGTCCATCGCGACGATGACGCCCACGGTCGTGAGCAGGCCGGTGCCGGCCAGCGCGACCGCGAACAGCGCCAGCATGATCGACGCCCCGCCGAGCAGGAACGCGCCGTACACGGCGAGCCCGATCAGCAGCGCGGTGTAGACCGCGGACTCCAGACCGATGGAGATGCCGGCGAGGACGACGGTGGCGGGCCCGGTGAGCGAGGACTTGCCGATGTCGCGGACCGGGCGCCGGCTGGTCTCGGTGAAGTAGCCGGTGAGCTGCTGGATCAGCGCCGCGAGGACGATGCCGATGGCCACCGCCACCAGGGCGAGGATCCTCGGGTCGCCGCTGTGCGTGAGGATGCTCTCCTCGGTGACTCCCTTGAGGTCCGCGTACGAGGACGGCAGGTAGGCGAAGACGGCCACCGCGACCAGGGCGAGCGAGATCAGCGCGGAGATGAAGAATCCGCGGTTGATCGCGGTCATGCCGCTGCGGTCGGCGCGCCGCGGGGCGACCGCGAAGATGCCGATCATCGCGGTGACCACGCCGATCGCCGGGACGATCAACGGGAAGGCGAGCCCGAGGTCGCCGAAGGCGGCCTTGCCGAGAATGAGCGCGGCGACCAGCGTCACCGCGTACGACTCGAACAGGTCGGCGGCCATGCCCGCGCAGTCGCCCACGTTGTCGCCCACGTTGTCGGCGATCGTGGCGGCGTTGCGGGGGTCGTCCTCCGGGATGCCCTGCTCGACCTTGCCGACCAGGTCGGCGCCGACGTCCGCGGCCTTGGTGAAGATGCCGCCGCCGACACGCATGAACATGGCGATGAGCGCCGCCCCGAGGCCGAAGCCCTCCAGGACCTTGGGCGCGTCCGCCGCGTAGACCAGGACGACGCAGGAGGCGCCGAGCAGGCCGAGGCCGACCGTGAACATGCCGACGACGCCGCCGGTACGGAAAGCGATCTTCATGGCCTTGTGCGCGACGGACGTCAGATCCTTTTCCGGTCCGTCCTCGGCCGGAGTCGCCTCTCGCGCGGCAGCCGCCACGCGTACATTCGCCCGCACCGCGAGCCGCATGCCGATGTATCCGGTGGCCGCCGAGAAAAGCGCACCCACCAGGAAGAACACGGAACGGCCCGCGCGTTGCGACCAGTTGTCGGCCGGCAACAACATCAACAGGAAGAACACCACGACGGCGAAGATCCCGAGAGTGCGCAACTGCCGTGCCAGATACGCATTTGCGCCTTCCTGCACGGCGCCCGCGATCTTCTTCATCGATTCGGTGCCCTCGCCCGCCGCCAGCACCTGACGTACCAGCAGCTGGGCGACGAACAGGGCGGCCAACGCGACGACCGCGATGACGATCACGATGGTTCGGTTCTCGTCGGTGAGTACCGCTGCGGCGAGAGATGTGGGGTGGTCGGACAGGTGTGGATTGAAGAGCCCCGCCATTCGTCCTCCTTGACGCTCAGAGCTCAAGATGTGGACGGATTGTAGGGAGCGGAACCTGATCAAAACAGGGCGCCGCAAATCTCATTGGCCG
This sequence is a window from Streptomyces sp. HUAS YS2. Protein-coding genes within it:
- a CDS encoding ABC transporter ATP-binding protein → MFGFRRRRDRGEAAGAYDSGPALVLDAVTRSYGTARDGGAAAVALDAVSLTVPRGGFVAVMGSSGSGKSTLLRCAAGLDRPTSGTVRIGGADLARLKPAELTRLRRDRVGFVFQSLNLVPSLSVRENVALPLLLADTPDDGRALAGLAAVGLADRAEDVPARLSGGQRQRVAIARALVTEPEVIFADEPTAALDPATADGVLALLRRVVDDHGRTVVLVTHDPVAAQWADRAVFLDAGRLAGTLDRPDAASVRAALGAPDRRPAHAHAGSPVSPAGRR
- the tmk gene encoding dTMP kinase, whose amino-acid sequence is MTRAEQPDFDAALVADSRERAVRALLRNQPLRRLWSAQLVGGTGDALALLVLVLLVLQATVAQDAFGGGYRGAAFAVAAVLGARVLATVLFGAVLLGPLTALTRPGGPLDRRWTMIAADGIRLALLVVAPLWIDWVPDRAVWFLLGTVFVTGVAERLWTVAKESVAPALLPAPPLEGAAVRPLPDHLDALRRLSLRTDFLAVPAAAAVLLVATLIGNLLGTGIAWFDQHQAALGAYVAAGLFSASLSVLALIELPDRQTPRPRSPLEGLRRPTTGEGPDKGRTGAVPLLVLACASVAGAIASAAAVAALHAVDLGGGPATFALLILALTGSVAVGIRTAPAVLTLLSRRRLLALAIALTGVALLAVGLVPDTATVIGIAAVAGYAAGVAANTGHILIDQESEEFRRARFTEHLQAVVRVAIALGAIAGPLVAAAISRQRLGSGDFVFAHGGAAFTLMLVGALLLPVAVIVLAKTDDRAGVPLRRDLRDALRGADPVQAPAPTGFFIALEGGDGAGKSTQAEALAEWIRAKGHEVVVTREPGATPIGKRLRSILLDVSSAGLSHRAEALLYAADRAEHVDSLVKPALERGAIVISDRYIDSSVAYQGAGRDLSPTEVARINRWATGGLVPHLTVLLDVSPETARERFTEAPDRLESEPPEFHSRVRAGFLALAAADPARYLVVDAGQEPESVTTVVRHRLDQMLPLSEAEVKAQEEARRKAEEDARRRAEEEAARKAEEERLERERQEQLAKLRAEEEARRKAEEEEARRREAERQAEEARQRAEEARQAAEEERRRREAEEKAHQAEQERLRKQAEEEARLRAEAEARRLEKQRKAEEALLRAEEARRAAEAEAAAKARAEAEAAAKAKAAAEAQAAAAAAAAAEAARKAAAEAEAAATVSANEVTVPTPVVKPDDVTQTVPTPVVRPQDETTVLPQVGEDRAVDETAVLPPVRDPREARDPRAADETAVLPSVSDAAPADRVPQDFFRDERPGPDGANDRTAELPQVDEQGRPRRRSDWAEETPLDDLPSLADELLGPHDDEEDGRRRRR
- the topA gene encoding type I DNA topoisomerase yields the protein MSPTSETAQGGRRLVIVESPAKAKTIKGYLGPGYVVEASVGHIRDLPNGAAEVPEKYTGEVRRLGVDVEHDFQPIYVVNADKKAQVRKLKEQLAESDELFLATDEDREGEAIAWHLLEVLKPKVPVHRMVFHEITKDAIQDAVRNPRELNKRMVDAQETRRILDRLYGYEVSPVLWKKVMPRLSAGRVQSVATRLVVERERERIAFRSAEYWDLTGTFSTGRAGDPSDPSSLVARLNTVDGRRVAQGRDFGADGQLKTASAGQVLHLDEANARALAAALAETAFAVRSVESKPYRRSPYAPFRTTTLQQEASRKLGFGAKATMQVAQKLYENGFITYMRTDSTTLSDTAVAAARAQVTQLYGADYLPDKPRTYAGKVKNAQEAHEAIRPSGDRFRTPAETGLTGDQFRLYELIWKRTVASQMKDATGNSVTVKIGGRSADGRDVEFSASGKTITFHGFMKAYVEGADDPNAELDDRERRLPQVAEGDALRAEEITTDGHSTKPPARYTEATLVKELEEREIGRPSTYASIIGTILDRGYVFKKGTALVPSFLSFAVVNLLEKHFGRLVDYDFTAKMEDDLDRIARGEAQSVPWLKRFYFGEGDAAGAASEAGNGDGDHLGGLKELVTDLGAIDAREISSFPVGSGIVLRVGRYGPYIERGEKETEGHQRADVPDDLAPDELTVEYAEELLAKPSGDFELGTDPVSGNQIVAKDGRYGPYVTEILPEGTPKTGKNAVKPRTASLFKSMALDTVTLEDALRLMSLPRVVGTDAEGVEITAQNGRYGPYLKKGTDSRSLTSEDQLFTITLEEALAIYAQPKQRGRAAAKPPLKELGTDPVSERPVVVKDGRFGPYVTDGETNATLRTGDSVEDITPERGYELLAEKRAKGPAKKTAKKAPAKKTAAKKTAAKKTTAAKKTAAKKTTTAAKKTTTAKKTTAKKAAASTKASTDE
- a CDS encoding class I SAM-dependent methyltransferase, producing MSTTSQTPGLPTSARAGLLRDALLAADFTADGLLELLGAPAYAALARSETVPALRATRGDSPLETLVRLFLLQKPVPAERAAAALPLEDALADGWLVRTPGPDGADEVAAAVDVRPYGGPEGQDWFIVSDLGCAVGGAGGIGKKDEGVVLGVGGASTTLAGITVRTPVASALDVGTGSGIQVLHAAQHATRLTATDLNPRALGFTRLTLALSGVHEATLLEGSLFEPVDGDTYDLIVSNPPFVISPGARLTYRDGGMGGDDLCRTLVQQAGARLNDGGFAQFLANWQHVDGEQWQDRLRSWVPRGCDAWIVQREVQDITQYAELWLRDSGDHREDPEAYAGRYEGWLDEFEARGTKAVGFGWITLRRSAAVESGAVEPSIVIEEWPHAVEQPLGDVVRAHFERQDYLRARDDAALLADSFRLAPEIVQEQVGLPGAEDPEHVVLRQNRGMRRATRVDHVAAGFAGVCDGTLSAGRILDAIGQLTGEDPVLLRDRTPQAIRLLVEEGFLEPTGGAGAS